The following are from one region of the Arachis duranensis cultivar V14167 chromosome 10, aradu.V14167.gnm2.J7QH, whole genome shotgun sequence genome:
- the LOC107470655 gene encoding 3-ketoacyl-CoA synthase 10, translating to MANNERDLFSTEIVNRGIESSGPNAGSLTFSVRVRRRLPDFLQSVNLKYVKLGYHYLINHGIYLVTIPVLLVVFSAEVGSLSKEDLWKKLWEDARYDLATVLASFAVFVFTLSVYFMSRPRPIYLVDFACYQPQDHLKVSREQFIELARKSGKFDEGSLEFQKRILMSSGIGDETYIPKAVIASNENTATMKEGRAEASTVMFGALDELFEKTRVRPKDVGILVVNCSIFNPTPSLSAMIINHYKMRGNILSYNLGGMGCSAGIIAVDLARDILQSNPNNYAVVVSTEMVGFNWYQGKERSMLLPNCFFRMGCSATLLSNRRRDYSRAKYRLEHIVRTHKGADDRSFRCVYQEEDEQRFKGIKISKDLIEIGGDALKTNITTLGPLVLPFSEQLLFFGTLVWRHLFGGKSDGGNSSPSMKKPYIPDYKLAFEHFCVHAASKPILDELQRNLELSDKNMEASRMTLHRFGNTSSSSIWYELAYLEAKERVRRGDRVWQLAFGSGFKCNSVVWRSMRRINKPSRNNPWLDCINNYPRSLT from the exons ATGGCGAATAACGAACGAGATCTGTTCTCAACGGAGATAGTGAACCGTGGGATTGAGTCATCTGGACCGAACGCGGGTTCGTTAACGTTCTCGGTTAGGGTTCGTCGGCGGTTACCGGATTTTCTTCAATCGGTGAACCTCAAGTACGTGAAATTGGGGTACCATTACCTGATAAACCATGGCATTTACTTGGTGACGATACCGGTGCTGCTTGTGGTGTTCAGTGCTGAGGTTGGTAGTCTGAGCAAAGAGGATCTGTGGAAGAAGCTTTGGGAAGATGCGCGTTATGACCTTGCTACCGTCTTGGCTTCTTTTGCCGTCTTTGTTTTCACGCTCTCTGTTTACTTCATGTCCAGGCCTCGCCCCATTTACCTCGTTGATTTTGCATGCTACCAACCTCAAGATCACCTCAAG gtgtcaagggAGCAGTTCATTGAGCTAGCAAGAAAATCAGGCAAGTTTGATGAAGGGAGCTTGGAGTTTCAAAAGAGGATCCTAATGTCTTCAGGCATAGGCGACGAGACATACATCCCCAAAGCAGTGATAGCCTCCAACGAGAACACGGCCACCATGAAAGAAGGCCGAGCCGAGGCGTCGACGGTCATGTTCGGAGCACTCGACGAGCTCTTCGAGAAGACGAGGGTGCGGCCAAAGGACGTAGGAATCCTTGTGGTGAACTGCAGCATCTTCAACCCTACGCCATCGCTATCAGCAATGATCATAAACCATTACAAGATGAGGGGCAACATTCTGAGCTACAATCTTGGAGGAATGGGGTGCAGTGCTGGGATCATAGCGGTCGATTTGGCCAGGGATATTCTTCAGTCAAACCCTAATAACTACGCGGTTGTTGTCAGCACTGAGATGGTAGGCTTTAATTGGTACCAGGGAAAAGAGAGGTCCATGCTTCTTCCCAACTGCTTCTTTCGTATGGGTTGCTCCGCCACCTTGCTCTCCAATCGCCGCCGCGACTATAGCCGTGCCAAGTATCGTCTTGAGCACATTGTTCGCACGCACAAGGGTGCCGATGACCGCAGCTTCAG GTGTGTGTACCAAGAGGAAGATGAACAAAGATTCAAGGGGATCAAGATTAGCAAAGACTTGATTGAAATCGGTGGTGATGCTCTCAAAACAAACATCACCACACTTGGGCCTTTGGTGCTACCCTTCTCCGAGCAGCTCCTATTCTTTGGAACCTTGGTCTGGAGGCACTTGTTTGGCGGCAAATCTGACGGTGGAAACTCATCACCATCAATGAAGAAGCCGTACATTCCGGACTACAAGCTCGCCTTCGAGCACTTCTGTGTGCACGCGGCGAGCAAGCCCATCCTCGATGAGCTCCAGAGGAATCTGGAGCTCAGCGACAAGAACATGGAGGCATCAAGGATGACACTGCACCGGTTCGGCAACACTTCCAGCAGTAGCATTTGGTATGAACTTGCTTACTTGGAGGCCAAGGAAAGGGTTAGAAGAGGAGACCGCGTTTGGCAACTTGCTTTTGGTTCTGGATTTAAGTGCAATAGCGTTGTTTGGCGCTCCATGCGCCGAATCAACAAGCCTTCTAGGAACAACCCTTGGCTTGATTGCATCAACAACTACCCTCGCTCTCTCACTTAA